A stretch of Motacilla alba alba isolate MOTALB_02 chromosome 18, Motacilla_alba_V1.0_pri, whole genome shotgun sequence DNA encodes these proteins:
- the AANAT gene encoding serotonin N-acetyltransferase isoform X2 — translation MSALSALPFLKPVQLRSPRSSPGGQRRHTLPASEFRCLSPGDAGSVFEIEREAFISVSGDCPLHLDEIRHFLNLCPELSLGWFEEGRLVAFIIGSLWDEERLSQHLRCLPCARRALLMCEPFLVPFYQKCGFQALGPCQVTVGDLAFVEMQHAVRGHAFMRRNSGC, via the exons atgtcGGCGCTGAGCGCGTTGCCCTTCCTGAAGCCGGTCCAGCTGCGGTCGCCCCGCAGCTCGCCCGGGGGCCAGCGCCGGCACACGCTGCCCGCCAGCGAGTTCCGCTGCCTCAGCCCCGGGGACGCCGGCAGCGTGTTCGAGATCGAGCGCGAAG CCTTTATATCGGTTTCTGGGGACTGTCCCCTGCACCTGGATGAGATCCGCCACTTCCTGAACCTGTGCCCGGAGCTGTCCCTCGGCTGGTTTGAGGAAGGGCGGCTCGTGGCATTCATCATCGGCTCCCTCTGGGACGAGGAGAGGCTCAGCCAG CACCTGCGCTGCCTGCCCTGCGCCCGCCGCGCCCTGCTCATGTGCGAGCCCTTCCTCGTGCCCTTCTACCAGAAGTGCGGCTTCCAGGCGCTGGGGCCCTGCCAGGTGACCGTGGGGGACCTGGCCTTCGTGGAGATGCAGCACGCCGTGCGGGGACACGCCTTCATGCGCAGGAACAGCGGCTGCTGA
- the AANAT gene encoding serotonin N-acetyltransferase isoform X1, whose protein sequence is MSALSALPFLKPVQLRSPRSSPGGQRRHTLPASEFRCLSPGDAGSVFEIEREAFISVSGDCPLHLDEIRHFLNLCPELSLGWFEEGRLVAFIIGSLWDEERLSQAALTLHKPQGSAVHIHVLAVHRTVRQQGKGSILMWRYLQHLRCLPCARRALLMCEPFLVPFYQKCGFQALGPCQVTVGDLAFVEMQHAVRGHAFMRRNSGC, encoded by the exons atgtcGGCGCTGAGCGCGTTGCCCTTCCTGAAGCCGGTCCAGCTGCGGTCGCCCCGCAGCTCGCCCGGGGGCCAGCGCCGGCACACGCTGCCCGCCAGCGAGTTCCGCTGCCTCAGCCCCGGGGACGCCGGCAGCGTGTTCGAGATCGAGCGCGAAG CCTTTATATCGGTTTCTGGGGACTGTCCCCTGCACCTGGATGAGATCCGCCACTTCCTGAACCTGTGCCCGGAGCTGTCCCTCGGCTGGTTTGAGGAAGGGCGGCTCGTGGCATTCATCATCGGCTCCCTCTGGGACGAGGAGAGGCTCAGCCAG GCAGCCCTGACCCTGCACAAGCCGCAGGGCTCGGCCGTGCACATCCACGTGCTGGCCGTGCACCGCACCGTGcgccagcagggcaagggctCCATCCTGATGTGGCGCTACCTGCAGCACCTGCGCTGCCTGCCCTGCGCCCGCCGCGCCCTGCTCATGTGCGAGCCCTTCCTCGTGCCCTTCTACCAGAAGTGCGGCTTCCAGGCGCTGGGGCCCTGCCAGGTGACCGTGGGGGACCTGGCCTTCGTGGAGATGCAGCACGCCGTGCGGGGACACGCCTTCATGCGCAGGAACAGCGGCTGCTGA